In Staphylococcus saccharolyticus, one genomic interval encodes:
- the mutL gene encoding DNA mismatch repair endonuclease MutL, whose protein sequence is MGKIKELQTSLANKIAAGEVVERPSSVVKELLENAIDADATEINIEVEQSGISSIRVVDNGSGIEQDDLALVFHRHATSKLDADDDLFHIRTLGFRGEALASISSVAKVTLKTCTDNENGHEVYAENGVIINQKPAKAKKGTDILVESLFYNTPARLKYIKSLYTELGKITDIVNRMAMSHPNIRISLVSDGKTLISTNGSRRTNEVMAEIYGMKVAKDLVHISGNTSDYHLEGFVAKPEHSRSNRHYISIFINGRYIKNFVLNKAIQEGYHTLLTIGRFPICYINIQMDPILVDVNVHPTKLEVRLSKEEQLYELIVNKIREAFKDRILIPQNDLDHSSKKNKVLEIFEQQKMDFEKKNASATGQDTSKYRFSQGQSTSDKKDLEVNESLNEDVYETASENDYSHSEVSQYIQRTNEDNYFQNQKDILNEMEIEALRNDDFSNDENDIKGTVSKTPNRRVPYMEVVGQVHGTYIIAQNENGMFMIDQHAAQERIKYEYFRDKIDEVSNEVQNLLIPLTFHFSKDEQMIIDQYKEELDKVGVHLEHFGGHDYIVNSYPVWFPKRETEEIIKDMIELVLKHKKVDVRKMREDAAIMMSCKKSIKANHYLKNNEMADLIDQLREAEDPFTCPHGRPIIINFSNYELEKLFKRVM, encoded by the coding sequence ATGGGAAAAATCAAAGAACTACAAACCTCTTTAGCTAATAAGATTGCTGCAGGTGAAGTAGTTGAACGTCCAAGCTCAGTTGTTAAAGAACTATTGGAAAATGCGATTGATGCAGATGCGACTGAAATTAACATAGAAGTAGAACAATCCGGTATTTCCTCAATAAGAGTCGTAGATAATGGAAGCGGTATCGAACAAGATGACTTAGCTTTAGTATTCCATCGTCATGCGACAAGTAAGTTAGATGCAGATGATGATTTATTTCATATTCGTACATTAGGTTTTAGAGGAGAAGCTTTAGCAAGTATTTCTTCTGTTGCAAAAGTAACATTAAAAACATGTACAGATAATGAAAATGGGCATGAAGTTTATGCGGAAAATGGAGTAATTATTAATCAAAAGCCTGCTAAAGCTAAAAAAGGTACAGATATTTTAGTTGAATCGTTATTTTATAACACCCCAGCGCGCTTAAAATATATCAAAAGCCTTTATACTGAATTAGGAAAAATCACAGACATTGTAAATAGAATGGCAATGAGTCATCCAAACATTAGAATTTCACTTGTGTCTGATGGCAAGACGTTAATTAGCACGAACGGTTCTAGAAGAACAAATGAAGTTATGGCCGAAATATATGGTATGAAAGTCGCAAAAGATTTAGTACACATCTCAGGTAATACAAGTGATTATCATCTTGAGGGGTTTGTAGCTAAACCAGAACACTCTAGAAGTAATAGACACTACATTTCAATTTTTATTAATGGTAGATATATTAAAAATTTTGTTCTTAATAAAGCTATTCAAGAAGGCTATCATACTTTGCTTACCATTGGTAGATTTCCTATATGTTACATTAATATTCAAATGGATCCAATTTTGGTAGATGTGAATGTACATCCGACAAAGCTAGAGGTGCGTCTTTCTAAGGAAGAGCAATTGTATGAACTGATTGTTAATAAAATTAGAGAAGCTTTTAAAGATAGAATTTTAATACCGCAAAATGATTTAGATCACTCATCTAAAAAGAATAAGGTGCTTGAAATTTTTGAACAACAGAAAATGGACTTTGAAAAGAAAAATGCTAGTGCAACAGGCCAAGATACTTCTAAGTATCGTTTCTCTCAAGGTCAAAGTACATCCGATAAAAAAGATTTGGAAGTAAATGAAAGTTTGAATGAAGATGTATATGAAACGGCTTCAGAAAATGACTATAGTCATTCTGAAGTCTCTCAATATATACAACGAACTAATGAAGATAATTACTTCCAAAATCAAAAAGATATTTTAAATGAAATGGAAATTGAAGCACTTAGAAATGATGACTTTTCCAATGATGAAAATGATATTAAAGGTACAGTAAGTAAAACTCCTAATAGAAGAGTTCCGTATATGGAAGTGGTTGGACAGGTTCACGGAACATATATCATTGCTCAAAATGAAAATGGAATGTTTATGATAGATCAGCACGCCGCTCAGGAGAGAATTAAGTACGAATATTTCAGAGATAAGATTGACGAAGTGTCAAACGAAGTTCAAAATCTTCTCATTCCATTAACTTTTCATTTCTCTAAAGATGAGCAAATGATTATTGATCAATATAAAGAAGAGTTAGATAAAGTGGGCGTTCACTTAGAGCATTTTGGTGGCCATGATTATATAGTTAATAGTTATCCAGTATGGTTCCCAAAACGAGAAACTGAAGAGATTATTAAAGACATGATTGAACTAGTTCTTAAACATAAAAAAGTTGATGTTAGAAAAATGAGAGAGGATGCAGCAATCATGATGTCTTGTAAAAAATCTATTAAAGCCAATCACTATTTAAAAAACAATGAGATGGCCGATTTAATTGATCAATTGAGGGAAGCGGAAGATCCATTCACTTGTCCACACGGCAGACCTATTATCATTAACTTTTCAAATTACGAATTAGAAAAATTATTTAAACGGGTAATGTAG